A genomic stretch from Anabrus simplex isolate iqAnaSimp1 chromosome 2, ASM4041472v1, whole genome shotgun sequence includes:
- the LOC136863122 gene encoding uncharacterized protein, which produces MNWQAMDVSKSALLLAVYVAVAGCFPLRSSNRSLHVRSFPAVEGVSSNVYEVLMKPYTFDIHPLTAAVQLNNGEKGALFFRQRYPPVGPVLVTGNLTGLSPGKHAIYIHQWGDLRDRCEAAGPQFDPYQAVHTSRVGDLGNVLAERDGEVQVVVRKEQISLAGPRGIVGRAVSVHAGPEDASPVVACGIVGYIQHPLPGISNDRTPR; this is translated from the exons CAATGGACGTGTCCAAGTCGGCGCTATTGTTAGCGGTCTACGTAGCGGTGGCAGGCTGCTTCCCGCTGCGGTCGTCCAACCGCTCGCTTCACGTACGGAGCTTCCCAGCCGTTGAGGGTGTTTCCAGTAATGTGTACGAAGTCTTGATGAAGCCATACACTTTC GACATTCACCCGCTGACGGCTGCAGTTCAACTGAATAATGGTGAGAAAGGAGCCCTCTTCTTCCGACAACGCTACCCTCCGGTCGGACCCGTATTAGTGACGGGAAATCTGACAGGCCTCTCCCCCGGCAAGCATGCCATCTACATCCATCAGTGGGGAGATCTGAGAGACCGTTGTGAAGCTGCAGGGCCGCAGTTCGATCCCTACCAG GCAGTGCATACCAGTCGAGTGGGTGACCTCGGGAACGTCTTGGCTGAACGAGATGGTGAAGTCCAAGTTGTGGTAAGAAAAGAGCAGATCTCCCTCGCTGGTCCACGTGGCATCGTGGGCAGAGCCGTAAGTGTGCACGCTGGACCAGAGGACGCCAGTCCTGTCGTCGCCTGTGGCATCGTGGGCTACATCCAACACCCACTGCCCGGTATTTCCAACG ataGAACTCCTCGGTAA